A single region of the Ancylobacter novellus DSM 506 genome encodes:
- a CDS encoding HisA/HisF-related TIM barrel protein, with protein MELIPVIDLMGGLVVHARRGARDAYRPIETPLSTSADPLDVAGGLMSLGGFRRLYVADLDAIAGKGGHDAVLARLAARHPSLGLWVDAGEASPEALARRASEGPGRPVVGSESLASLDEAKAALAASHGPLSLDYGPEGPRGPLELHANADLWPDEVIVMTLARVGAGQGPDYERLADVIARAGGRHVHAAGGVRDAGDLHRLAEMGVAGVLLASALHDGRLSRADIAAFTG; from the coding sequence GTGGAACTTATACCGGTGATCGACCTGATGGGAGGTCTGGTGGTGCATGCGCGGCGCGGGGCGCGCGACGCCTACCGGCCGATCGAGACGCCGCTCTCCACGAGCGCCGACCCGCTCGACGTGGCGGGCGGGCTCATGTCGCTCGGCGGCTTCCGCAGGCTCTATGTCGCCGATCTCGACGCCATCGCCGGCAAGGGCGGGCACGATGCGGTGCTTGCCCGCCTCGCGGCGCGCCATCCCTCGCTCGGCCTGTGGGTCGATGCCGGCGAAGCCAGTCCCGAGGCGCTCGCCCGCCGCGCCAGCGAGGGACCGGGGCGGCCGGTGGTCGGCAGCGAGAGCCTCGCCAGCCTCGACGAAGCGAAGGCGGCGCTTGCCGCTTCCCACGGCCCGCTGTCGCTCGACTACGGACCGGAAGGTCCGCGCGGGCCCTTGGAGCTGCATGCGAATGCCGATCTCTGGCCCGACGAGGTGATCGTCATGACGCTGGCGCGCGTCGGTGCCGGGCAGGGGCCGGACTATGAGCGCCTCGCGGATGTCATCGCGCGCGCCGGCGGGCGGCACGTGCATGCGGCGGGCGGGGTACGGGACGCGGGCGACCTTCATCGGCTCGCCGAGATGGGCGTCGCCGGCGTGCTGCTGGCGAGCGCGTTGCATGACGGGCGGCTGTCGCGCGCGGACATCGCCGCCTTCACGGGGTGA
- a CDS encoding ATP-grasp domain-containing protein, producing the protein MLVFVCETVTGGDYLGEDLPDSLIAEGALMRDTLIGDLEDLPGVRVATTHDARLPAPPRGSSTALRLGDDPRSIWNLLAAEADCCWPIAPETEGILERLVTDLRARCRRVISPDEETLRVCASKALTAEALATAGIRVVPTWRGGAVPADLAGPIVIKPDDGAGAADVRVHDRPPPPPYPPGVVVQPFVEGTAASLTLLCQEGRTHVLSANRQHVMQAKRALSFSGVTVSAFPVDDDLRELGARIGAALPGLHGIVGVDYIATADGPMVVEVNPRLTTSYAGLRRSLGVNPAAFVAELIRDGAVPDLPHLPPAIPIEVLL; encoded by the coding sequence ATGCTTGTCTTCGTCTGCGAAACGGTCACTGGCGGCGACTATCTCGGCGAGGACCTGCCGGACTCGCTGATAGCCGAAGGCGCGCTGATGCGCGATACGCTCATCGGCGATCTCGAGGACCTGCCGGGGGTGCGCGTCGCCACGACGCATGATGCGCGCCTGCCCGCCCCGCCGCGCGGCAGCTCGACGGCGCTGCGCCTCGGCGACGATCCGCGCTCGATCTGGAACCTGCTTGCCGCCGAGGCCGATTGCTGCTGGCCCATCGCGCCGGAGACCGAGGGCATATTGGAGCGGCTGGTCACGGATTTGCGTGCGCGCTGCCGCCGCGTGATCAGCCCGGACGAGGAAACGTTGCGCGTCTGCGCCAGCAAGGCGCTGACCGCCGAGGCGCTCGCCACTGCGGGCATCCGCGTCGTGCCCACCTGGCGGGGCGGCGCCGTGCCGGCCGACCTCGCCGGCCCCATCGTGATCAAGCCGGACGACGGCGCCGGGGCGGCGGATGTGCGCGTCCACGACCGCCCGCCGCCCCCGCCCTATCCGCCCGGCGTCGTCGTCCAGCCCTTCGTCGAGGGCACCGCCGCCAGCCTGACCCTGCTTTGCCAGGAGGGGCGCACCCATGTGCTCTCGGCCAACCGCCAGCATGTGATGCAGGCCAAACGCGCGCTCTCTTTCTCCGGCGTGACGGTCAGCGCCTTCCCGGTCGATGACGACTTGCGCGAACTCGGTGCGCGCATCGGTGCGGCGCTGCCGGGGCTGCACGGCATCGTCGGCGTCGACTACATCGCCACCGCGGACGGCCCGATGGTGGTCGAGGTCAATCCGCGCCTCACAACCTCCTATGCGGGGCTGCGCCGGTCGCTCGGCGTCAACCCGGCCGCCTTCGTCGCCGAGCTGATCCGCGACGGCGCGGTGCCCGACCTGCCGCATCTGCCGCCCGCCATCCCGATCGAGGTGCTGCTTTGA
- a CDS encoding sensor domain-containing diguanylate cyclase, with product MSDHALPSEDEGPVTSEAAFIAAPVALCVISPDHKLCVANAQMAELIGAPAQDLVGQRVDALLPEAVALVERWIKRAIAGLPIAGHELTLPETGRTYLAAACPLHDAQGGFAGLSVALTDVTRRRMLRTGFAQRERRIGFALQNAGQWVWELDIPKGRVHRSPHWKMALGYDVDEATEEDEHEAWSIVHPDDKPMVEQRFQQVLAGRSDVFEAVYRLRDKFGLWRWILGRGRIAEWDAEGRPLRLLATSVDISRQKQIEEELAATVRQREQLERELIEANRRLTELSEMDPLTELPNRRKFDSVLTREIGRTGRHKPSLALMMIDVDGFKHYNDLYGHIEGDECLRKVAETLRHCARRTGDLITRYGGEEFAVILADTDENDAVMVATSMLRAVRDLRVAHAGSPYGIVTVSVGIAIHEAANHDTTAPPVLVASADRALYAAKQAGRNCILVARPDGGAMRVVLAPDGGMGGSPAAPGSEVRR from the coding sequence ATGAGCGATCACGCTTTGCCATCGGAGGACGAAGGCCCGGTGACATCCGAGGCGGCCTTCATTGCGGCGCCCGTGGCATTGTGCGTGATCAGCCCCGACCACAAGCTATGCGTCGCCAACGCTCAGATGGCGGAACTGATCGGCGCGCCGGCGCAGGACCTCGTCGGCCAGCGCGTCGACGCGCTCCTGCCGGAGGCGGTGGCGCTGGTCGAGCGCTGGATCAAGCGGGCGATCGCCGGGCTGCCGATCGCCGGCCACGAGCTCACCCTGCCGGAGACCGGCCGCACCTATCTCGCCGCCGCCTGCCCGCTGCATGATGCGCAGGGCGGGTTCGCCGGCCTCTCCGTGGCGCTGACCGACGTCACCCGCCGGCGCATGCTGCGCACCGGCTTCGCCCAGCGCGAGCGGCGCATCGGCTTCGCGCTGCAGAATGCCGGCCAGTGGGTCTGGGAGCTCGATATCCCCAAGGGCCGGGTGCACCGCTCGCCGCACTGGAAGATGGCGCTCGGCTACGACGTCGACGAGGCGACGGAGGAAGACGAGCACGAGGCCTGGAGCATCGTCCATCCGGACGACAAGCCCATGGTGGAGCAGCGTTTCCAGCAGGTGCTCGCCGGCCGCAGCGACGTGTTCGAGGCGGTCTACCGCCTGCGCGACAAGTTCGGCCTCTGGCGCTGGATCCTCGGGCGCGGGCGCATCGCCGAATGGGACGCCGAAGGGCGGCCGCTGCGCCTCCTCGCCACCAGCGTCGACATCTCCAGGCAGAAGCAGATCGAGGAGGAGCTCGCCGCCACGGTGCGCCAGCGCGAGCAGCTGGAGCGCGAGCTGATCGAAGCCAATCGCCGCCTCACCGAGCTATCCGAGATGGACCCGCTGACCGAGCTGCCCAACCGGCGCAAGTTCGACAGCGTGCTGACGCGCGAGATCGGCCGCACCGGGCGCCACAAACCCTCGCTGGCGCTGATGATGATCGATGTCGACGGCTTCAAGCACTACAACGACCTCTACGGCCACATCGAGGGCGACGAGTGCCTGCGCAAGGTGGCGGAGACGTTGCGCCACTGCGCCCGGCGCACCGGCGACCTCATCACCCGCTATGGCGGCGAGGAGTTCGCCGTCATCCTCGCCGACACCGACGAGAACGACGCGGTGATGGTGGCGACCAGCATGCTGCGGGCCGTGCGGGACCTGCGCGTCGCCCATGCCGGCAGCCCTTACGGCATCGTCACGGTGAGCGTCGGCATCGCCATCCACGAGGCGGCGAACCATGACACGACGGCGCCGCCGGTCCTGGTCGCCAGTGCCGACCGCGCGCTCTATGCCGCCAAGCAGGCCGGCCGCAACTGCATATTGGTGGCGCGGCCGGATGGCGGCGCCATGCGGGTGGTGCTGGCGCCGGACGGTGGCATGGGGGGCTCGCCCGCCGCGCCCGGCTCCGAGGTGCGGCGCTGA
- a CDS encoding hydantoinase/oxoprolinase family protein, with protein sequence MTDIARLAWDVGGAHVKLAAFGRDGRLKAVRIAPCPVWKGADHLAGALRELRSEFAPDIPSAVTMTAEVADLWPDRRSGVVDVTAILMRELSGAPLALFAGPEGFVPPEQAAAHADTIGSANWYATAAVLAHLLPGGVLVDIGSTTADLIPFDSGRVTARGFTDAERLANNELIYTGAVRTPVMALTAEAPFNGRWLPLMAEHYATTADIHRLTGDLPEDADLHATADGGPKTEEASARRLLRMVGHDLTPANLPKVKALARHLAEAQLHRLARALDCVASGLEAEPELIVGAGVGRFMAARLAERRSMAYLDLADVLTDDPALSRQAADCAPAVAVGLLAAALAPA encoded by the coding sequence TTGACCGATATCGCCCGCCTGGCATGGGACGTCGGTGGCGCCCATGTGAAGCTCGCCGCCTTCGGCCGCGACGGCCGCTTGAAGGCCGTGCGCATCGCCCCCTGCCCGGTGTGGAAGGGCGCCGATCACCTCGCCGGCGCGCTGCGCGAGCTGCGCAGCGAATTCGCGCCGGACATCCCCTCCGCCGTCACCATGACCGCCGAGGTCGCCGATCTCTGGCCGGACCGGCGCTCGGGCGTGGTCGACGTCACCGCCATATTGATGCGCGAGCTCTCCGGCGCCCCGCTCGCCTTGTTCGCCGGGCCGGAGGGCTTCGTGCCGCCAGAACAGGCCGCCGCCCATGCCGACACGATCGGCTCGGCCAATTGGTACGCCACCGCCGCCGTGCTGGCGCATCTGCTGCCGGGCGGCGTGCTCGTCGACATCGGCTCGACCACCGCCGACCTCATCCCCTTCGACAGCGGCCGGGTGACCGCGCGCGGCTTCACCGATGCCGAGCGCCTCGCCAATAACGAGCTGATCTACACCGGCGCGGTGCGCACGCCCGTCATGGCGCTCACCGCCGAAGCGCCCTTCAATGGCCGCTGGCTGCCGCTGATGGCCGAGCACTATGCGACCACGGCCGACATCCATCGCCTCACCGGCGACCTGCCGGAGGACGCCGATCTGCACGCCACCGCCGATGGCGGGCCGAAGACCGAGGAGGCCAGTGCCCGGCGCCTGCTGCGCATGGTCGGCCACGACCTCACCCCGGCCAACCTGCCCAAGGTCAAGGCACTGGCGCGGCATCTCGCGGAGGCCCAGCTCCATCGCCTCGCCCGCGCGCTCGACTGCGTCGCCTCGGGGCTTGAGGCGGAGCCGGAGCTCATCGTCGGCGCCGGCGTCGGCCGCTTCATGGCGGCGAGGCTCGCCGAGCGGCGCTCGATGGCCTATCTCGATCTCGCCGACGTGCTGACCGACGACCCCGCCCTCTCGCGGCAGGCCGCCGATTGCGCGCCGGCCGTGGCGGTGGGCCTGCTCGCCGCCGCCCTCGCTCCTGCCTGA
- a CDS encoding triphosphoribosyl-dephospho-CoA synthase produces the protein MKADAIEAAFRAACHAELAALKVGNVHRHSAGHGMEVVHFEKAAAAAAPFLATPGVRVGTRIEEAVAASLKATGLNANLGIVLLCAPLAAAAERAGPLRENLAAVLDDLDLNDAQAAFRGIAAANPGGLGRHGEHDVAAPASIGLKTAMALAAERDRVARQYVTGYADIFDIGLPRYAELCGAEPEARTEAVHLAFMAAFPDSHIARKFGLETAEGVQAEAAELAACVDFRAPATTRHPALGAFDASLKERGLNPGTSADLTVATLFAASLAASRLTP, from the coding sequence ATGAAGGCCGACGCCATCGAGGCCGCCTTCCGCGCCGCCTGCCATGCCGAGCTCGCCGCGCTGAAGGTGGGCAACGTCCACCGCCACAGCGCCGGCCACGGCATGGAGGTCGTGCATTTTGAGAAGGCGGCCGCGGCGGCGGCGCCCTTCCTCGCGACGCCCGGCGTGCGCGTCGGCACCCGCATCGAGGAGGCGGTCGCCGCCTCGCTCAAGGCGACCGGCCTCAACGCCAATCTTGGCATCGTGCTGCTCTGCGCGCCCCTCGCCGCCGCCGCAGAGCGCGCCGGCCCGCTGCGCGAGAACCTTGCCGCGGTGCTCGACGACCTCGATCTGAATGACGCGCAGGCCGCCTTCCGCGGCATCGCCGCCGCCAATCCCGGCGGGCTCGGCCGGCACGGCGAACATGACGTCGCCGCTCCCGCCAGCATCGGGCTGAAGACGGCGATGGCGCTCGCCGCCGAGCGCGACCGCGTGGCGCGGCAATATGTGACTGGATATGCCGACATCTTCGACATCGGCCTGCCGCGCTATGCCGAGCTCTGCGGCGCCGAACCGGAGGCGCGCACCGAGGCGGTGCATCTGGCCTTCATGGCCGCCTTCCCGGACAGCCACATCGCCCGCAAATTCGGCCTGGAGACTGCCGAGGGCGTGCAGGCCGAAGCAGCCGAACTGGCGGCATGCGTCGATTTCCGCGCCCCCGCCACGACGCGCCATCCCGCGCTCGGCGCCTTCGACGCGTCGCTGAAGGAGCGCGGGCTGAACCCCGGCACCAGCGCCGACCTCACCGTCGCCACGCTGTTCGCCGCCTCGCTCGCCGCCTCGCGGCTCACCCCGTGA
- a CDS encoding acyltransferase family protein codes for MQANVRPERFETLDSWRGLCAIMVVIYHYIYVVRLDALNFTLISNSYLFVDFFFVLSGFVVCHAYRARIRDARHAVGFMLRRIGRLWPLHLAVLFALMLAVMAFNLSGHYPDGVAIQSDTGNYSMRALILNAALLNSMGFYGVAWNGPAWSIGAEFYTYALFAGVLLFFGTQRLAGAAAVLSLAAMAVILLAAPAYMNSTADFGFLRCIAGFFAGVVAWHGHERLRGRPLPFAGLWEAGAVVGAGLFIAAAGTGPDQVHPWSVLAPVAFALAILVFAREDGTLSALMRVGPLAALGRWSYSIYLIHMPLLIVLGYGLWLYGDLSGDTLYQPAEVLGFEKHLYDLGHPLAAPALLAAFIGTVVALAALSYRLVEEPWRERFARFARHHEKGGRSLAPLPPRSVAVPVRVEERRR; via the coding sequence ATGCAGGCAAACGTTCGGCCTGAACGGTTCGAAACGCTCGATTCCTGGCGTGGTTTATGCGCCATCATGGTAGTGATCTATCATTACATCTATGTGGTACGATTGGATGCATTGAATTTTACATTGATTTCAAATTCATATCTTTTCGTTGATTTCTTCTTCGTGCTTTCCGGCTTCGTCGTCTGCCATGCCTATCGCGCACGCATCCGCGACGCGCGGCACGCCGTCGGCTTCATGCTGCGGCGGATCGGGCGGCTCTGGCCGCTACATCTCGCCGTGCTTTTCGCCCTGATGCTGGCGGTGATGGCGTTCAACCTCAGCGGCCACTATCCGGACGGCGTGGCAATCCAATCCGACACCGGCAATTATTCGATGCGGGCGCTGATCCTCAACGCTGCGCTGCTGAACTCGATGGGCTTCTACGGCGTCGCCTGGAACGGGCCGGCCTGGAGCATCGGCGCGGAGTTCTACACCTATGCCCTGTTCGCCGGCGTGCTGCTGTTCTTCGGCACGCAGCGCCTCGCGGGAGCAGCGGCGGTGCTGTCGCTGGCGGCGATGGCGGTGATCCTGCTCGCGGCGCCGGCCTATATGAACTCGACCGCCGATTTCGGCTTCCTGCGCTGCATCGCCGGCTTCTTCGCCGGCGTCGTCGCCTGGCACGGGCATGAGCGGCTGCGCGGCCGGCCCTTGCCCTTTGCCGGTCTTTGGGAGGCGGGGGCCGTGGTCGGCGCCGGCCTGTTCATCGCCGCCGCGGGCACCGGGCCTGACCAGGTGCATCCGTGGAGCGTGCTGGCGCCGGTCGCCTTCGCGCTGGCGATCCTCGTCTTCGCCCGCGAGGACGGCACGCTGTCGGCGCTGATGCGGGTGGGGCCGCTCGCCGCGCTCGGGCGCTGGTCCTACTCGATCTACCTCATCCACATGCCGCTGCTGATCGTGCTCGGCTATGGGCTCTGGCTCTATGGCGACCTCTCCGGCGACACGCTGTACCAGCCGGCCGAGGTGCTGGGCTTCGAGAAGCACCTCTATGACCTCGGTCACCCGCTGGCCGCGCCGGCGCTGCTCGCCGCCTTCATCGGTACGGTGGTCGCGCTGGCGGCGCTGAGCTACCGCCTTGTCGAGGAGCCGTGGCGCGAGCGCTTCGCCCGTTTCGCGCGCCACCACGAGAAGGGCGGACGCAGCCTCGCCCCGCTGCCGCCGCGCTCGGTCGCGGTGCCCGTGCGGGTGGAAGAGCGGCGGCGGTGA
- the pepN gene encoding aminopeptidase N — protein sequence MPRDAVPQPVRLSDYRPPDWLVDTVDLDVRLHPTATRVIARLGLRPNPEGREGSAITLDGDELALKAVTLDGEPLAGSAYVATSSALTILAPPQRALVLEIETLVDPSANTKLMGLYRSSGTYCTQCEAEGFRRITYFPDRPDVLAVYTTRIEAEREEAPVLLANGNLVESGDVEGTSRHYAVWHDPWPKPCYLFALVGGRLDRVSDEFVTATGRKVDLGVYVEPGKAGRAGYAMDALKRSMRWDEEAFGCEYDLDVFNIVAVADFNMGAMENKGLNVFNDKYVLASPETATDADYANIEGIIAHEYFHNWTGNRITCRDWFQLCLKEGLTVFRDQEFSADQRSRPVKRIADVRLLKSHQFPEDAGPLAHPVRPQVYREINNFYTATVYEKGAEVVRMLKTLLGEEGFRAGMDLYFDRHDGDAATVEDFLACFADANGVDLTQFALWYAQSGTPKLAVSGQWDEAARSFRLDVSQTLAPTPGQSDKQPMVIPLAVGLVGPDGEDLPLVLDDGTNAERGVLLITQPKQSFVFRDVAERPVPSLNRGFSAPVKLTSDLSTAELVFLARHDADPFNRFDAGQTIALAYLVEATTAARTGRALSPPEALVEALGSTLEDSALDPAFIAQALSVPSEGDVAREIGTDVDPDAIHDARKALRQTLGEALAPALKAAYARHAPSGAYSPDADSAGRRALRNASLDLLAAGGSPEGIARAVGHFERADNMTDRFFALSVLAHSAPDAREAALAAFYERFRDDPLVVDKWLALQAQIAEPGTLARVGGLTTHAAFSWSNPNRVRALVGTFASINQTQFHRADGAGHDFVADAVLELDARNPQVAARLLAAFKSWRVLEPGRRASAERALRRVADRPGLSPDVSDIVSRSLE from the coding sequence ATGCCGCGCGATGCCGTCCCCCAGCCCGTCCGCCTCAGCGATTACCGCCCGCCGGACTGGCTCGTGGACACGGTCGACCTCGACGTGCGCCTGCACCCCACCGCGACACGCGTCATCGCCCGGCTCGGGCTGCGGCCCAATCCCGAAGGGCGCGAGGGCTCGGCCATCACGCTCGACGGCGACGAGCTGGCGCTGAAGGCCGTCACGCTCGACGGCGAGCCGCTCGCCGGCAGCGCCTATGTCGCCACCTCCTCCGCGCTGACCATCCTCGCCCCGCCGCAGCGGGCGCTGGTGCTGGAGATCGAGACGCTGGTCGACCCTTCCGCCAACACCAAGCTGATGGGCCTCTACCGCTCCAGCGGCACCTACTGCACCCAGTGCGAGGCCGAGGGCTTCCGCCGCATCACCTATTTCCCCGACCGGCCGGACGTGCTCGCCGTCTACACCACCCGCATCGAGGCCGAGCGCGAGGAAGCCCCCGTCCTGCTCGCCAATGGCAACCTGGTCGAAAGCGGCGATGTCGAGGGCACCAGCCGCCACTACGCCGTCTGGCACGATCCCTGGCCGAAGCCCTGCTACCTGTTCGCCCTCGTCGGCGGCAGGCTCGACCGGGTGAGCGACGAGTTCGTCACCGCCACCGGCCGCAAGGTCGATCTCGGCGTCTATGTCGAGCCGGGCAAGGCCGGGCGCGCCGGCTACGCCATGGACGCGCTCAAGCGCTCCATGCGCTGGGACGAGGAGGCGTTCGGCTGCGAATACGACCTCGACGTGTTCAACATCGTCGCGGTCGCCGACTTCAACATGGGGGCGATGGAGAACAAGGGGCTCAACGTCTTCAACGACAAATACGTGCTCGCCAGCCCCGAGACCGCGACCGACGCCGACTACGCCAATATCGAGGGCATCATCGCCCACGAGTATTTCCACAACTGGACCGGCAACCGCATCACCTGTCGCGACTGGTTCCAGCTCTGCCTGAAGGAAGGGCTCACCGTCTTCCGCGACCAGGAATTCTCCGCCGACCAGCGCTCGCGGCCGGTGAAGCGGATCGCCGATGTGCGCCTCCTGAAGAGCCACCAGTTCCCCGAGGATGCAGGCCCGCTGGCGCATCCCGTGCGCCCGCAGGTCTATCGCGAGATCAACAACTTCTACACCGCCACCGTCTACGAGAAGGGCGCCGAGGTCGTGCGCATGCTGAAGACCCTGCTCGGCGAGGAGGGCTTCCGCGCCGGCATGGACCTCTATTTCGACCGCCATGACGGCGATGCGGCCACGGTCGAGGACTTCCTCGCCTGCTTCGCCGACGCCAACGGCGTCGATCTCACCCAGTTCGCGCTCTGGTACGCGCAGTCCGGCACGCCGAAGCTCGCTGTCTCCGGCCAGTGGGACGAGGCCGCGCGCAGCTTCCGCCTCGATGTCTCCCAGACGCTGGCGCCGACGCCCGGCCAGAGCGACAAGCAGCCCATGGTCATCCCGCTCGCGGTCGGCCTCGTCGGCCCGGACGGGGAGGACCTGCCGCTTGTCCTCGACGACGGCACCAATGCCGAGCGCGGCGTGCTGCTCATCACCCAGCCGAAGCAGAGTTTCGTGTTCCGGGATGTGGCCGAGCGGCCGGTGCCCTCGCTCAATCGCGGCTTCTCCGCCCCAGTGAAGCTGACGAGTGACCTCTCCACCGCCGAGCTCGTCTTCCTCGCCCGCCACGACGCCGACCCGTTCAACCGCTTCGACGCCGGCCAGACCATCGCCCTCGCCTATCTGGTCGAGGCGACGACCGCCGCGCGCACCGGACGCGCCCTGTCCCCGCCGGAGGCGCTCGTCGAGGCCCTCGGTTCGACGCTGGAAGACAGCGCGCTCGACCCGGCCTTCATCGCCCAGGCGCTGTCCGTTCCTTCCGAGGGCGACGTCGCCCGCGAGATCGGCACCGACGTCGATCCCGACGCCATCCACGACGCCCGCAAGGCGCTGCGCCAGACGCTCGGCGAGGCGCTGGCGCCGGCACTGAAGGCGGCCTATGCCCGGCACGCGCCGAGCGGCGCCTATTCGCCGGACGCGGACTCGGCGGGGCGGCGGGCGCTGCGCAATGCCAGCCTCGATCTGCTCGCAGCCGGCGGTTCGCCCGAGGGCATCGCCCGCGCCGTCGGCCATTTCGAGCGCGCCGACAACATGACCGACCGCTTCTTCGCCCTGTCGGTGCTCGCCCACTCGGCGCCGGACGCACGCGAGGCGGCGCTGGCGGCTTTCTATGAGCGCTTCCGCGACGATCCGCTGGTTGTCGACAAATGGCTCGCCTTGCAGGCGCAGATCGCCGAGCCGGGCACGCTGGCGCGCGTCGGCGGCCTCACCACCCATGCGGCCTTCTCGTGGAGCAACCCGAACCGGGTGCGCGCGCTGGTCGGCACCTTCGCCAGCATCAACCAGACCCAGTTCCACCGTGCCGACGGCGCCGGCCACGATTTCGTCGCCGACGCGGTGCTGGAGCTCGACGCGCGCAACCCGCAGGTAGCCGCCCGGCTGCTCGCCGCCTTCAAGAGCTGGCGCGTGCTGGAGCCCGGGCGCCGCGCCTCGGCCGAGCGTGCCCTGCGCCGCGTCGCCGACCGTCCCGGCCTGTCGCCGGACGTCTCCGACATCGTCTCCCGCTCACTCGAGTGA
- the folB gene encoding dihydroneopterin aldolase — protein MSDRIFLRGIELHAYHGLHEEEARLGQRFVVDVDWWLDTAQAAAHDNYGETVGYEKIFEVVHEISSGHRFHILEAFAQAIAEAVLARFARVEKVRVEVHKPAAPIAGIFRDAGVEITRKR, from the coding sequence ATGTCCGACCGCATCTTCCTCCGGGGCATCGAACTGCACGCCTATCACGGGCTGCACGAGGAGGAGGCGCGGCTCGGCCAGCGCTTCGTGGTCGATGTCGACTGGTGGCTCGATACGGCCCAGGCCGCCGCGCACGACAATTACGGCGAGACGGTCGGCTACGAGAAGATCTTCGAGGTGGTGCACGAGATATCGAGCGGCCACCGCTTCCACATCCTCGAAGCCTTCGCCCAGGCCATTGCCGAGGCGGTGCTGGCGCGCTTCGCCCGCGTCGAGAAGGTGCGGGTGGAGGTCCACAAGCCCGCCGCCCCGATCGCCGGCATCTTCCGCGACGCCGGCGTCGAGATCACCCGCAAGCGCTGA
- a CDS encoding RimK family alpha-L-glutamate ligase: MSALRSDTVVIFTEDADWHTRRLKAAIEHEGFDVLVLSLNDCGFAIGETAHGLVLPGLGDRLPAAAFVRLIAKGSTEQITARLGLLHALRESGVKVMNDARAIERCVDKSMTSFLMAKAGLPTPRSFVREDRAAMQALVDEAPGDMVLKPLFGAQGKGIRRIAPREALPEPEKVGGIYYLQDFVGAPTAPSYQDWRVFVIGDRVAAAMIRRSPRWITNIHQGAVGEAAPFDARAHELAIRATAAVGADYAGVDLIEAADGTFQLLEVNSMPAWKGLQKTIDIDIAGALAGHLAATLATAPAT; this comes from the coding sequence ATGAGCGCCCTGCGCTCCGATACGGTCGTCATCTTCACCGAGGATGCCGACTGGCACACGCGCCGTCTCAAGGCGGCGATCGAGCACGAGGGCTTCGACGTTCTCGTGCTCTCGCTCAACGATTGCGGCTTCGCCATCGGCGAGACCGCGCACGGGCTGGTACTGCCGGGCCTCGGCGACCGGCTGCCCGCCGCCGCCTTCGTGCGGCTCATCGCCAAGGGCTCGACCGAGCAGATCACCGCCCGGCTCGGCCTGCTCCACGCGCTGCGCGAATCCGGCGTGAAGGTGATGAACGACGCCCGCGCCATCGAGCGCTGCGTCGACAAGTCGATGACCAGCTTCCTGATGGCGAAGGCCGGGCTGCCGACGCCGCGCAGCTTCGTGCGCGAGGACCGCGCGGCGATGCAGGCGCTGGTCGACGAGGCGCCGGGCGACATGGTGCTCAAGCCGCTGTTCGGCGCGCAGGGCAAGGGGATCAGGCGGATCGCGCCCCGCGAGGCGCTGCCGGAACCGGAAAAGGTGGGCGGCATCTACTATCTGCAGGACTTCGTCGGCGCCCCGACGGCCCCGAGCTATCAGGACTGGCGTGTCTTCGTCATCGGCGACCGGGTCGCCGCCGCCATGATCCGACGCTCGCCGCGCTGGATCACCAACATCCATCAGGGCGCGGTGGGCGAGGCGGCGCCGTTCGACGCCCGCGCGCATGAGCTCGCCATCCGCGCCACCGCCGCGGTGGGTGCCGACTATGCCGGCGTCGACCTGATCGAGGCCGCCGACGGCACCTTCCAGCTGCTGGAGGTCAACTCCATGCCGGCCTGGAAGGGGCTGCAGAAGACCATCGACATCGACATCGCCGGCGCGCTCGCCGGCCATCTCGCGGCGACGCTGGCGACGGCGCCCGCCACATGA